A genome region from Brassica oleracea var. oleracea cultivar TO1000 chromosome C2, BOL, whole genome shotgun sequence includes the following:
- the LOC106324141 gene encoding uncharacterized protein LOC106324141 — MATSSATDIYMVIEETRRTPFTNRIASARLHHVGKLKFPEYAGNTDPKVHAGYYRFFAKNLTGAALEWFAGLEENSIDNFTQLLSAFLKQYSVFIETRVTETDLWNLKQAPFEPLRAYINKFREIKAKISHPNEVMALAALKDGVYFSSKFREEMAGRAPISLDNALHRDSYFATHEEETSEDTEEEEEEPATPKSNRKAKGSSNKRGRESEPEPPSSPPPAPKKRVDMILWGSESHTPNRIEGQTKGRVCIDITVAVRTLKHLNEATPPSITRYNPNAGSPFRKIPNFKRKQKMARIRELLERPIAPQIQKKDIMRTLNRNMSGGQRHYRPTPTKRWNFPTDNKGKQRIDFIYRGSKFCNSVNSIKAYQRRAEKSIGVREPLSGPNHEIIFDKNETADLDKPHDDALVIRLDIGGCELSRVMINTGSLADVLFYDAFKRMGFSKALLKQERTPLIGFAGETTYSLGSIELAVTAGEVRKNRGIHRDRPSSPIQRNPWKALAI; from the exons ATGGCGACGAGCTCCGCTACAGACATATATATGGTCATTGAGGAGACAAGGAGAACTCCATTCACAAACCGAATCGCCAGCGCAAGGCTACACCATGTTGGGAAACTCAAATTTCCCGAGTACGCTGGGAATACAGACCCGAAAGTTCAT GCTGGCTACTACCGCTTCTTTGCCAAAAATCTCACTGGGGCCGCACTTGAATGGTTCGCAGGCCTCGAGGAAAACTCAATCGACAACTTCACCCAGTTGTTGTCTGCATTCCTCAAACAATACTCGGTTTTCATTGAAACGAGGGTTACCGAGACAGACCTCTGGAATCTCAAACAAGCGCCCTTCGAGCCATTAAGAGCGTACATAAACAAGTTCAGGGAAATCAAAGCCAAGATCTCGCACCCAAACGAAGTCATGGCCCTGGCGGCGTTAAAGGACGGCGTCTATTTCTCATCCAAATTCAGGGAAGAAATGGCAGGGCGGGCACCAATCTCGTTGGACAATGCACTACACCGAGATTCCTACTTTGCAACCCACGAGGAGGAG ACCAGCGAGGATACCGAAGAAGAAGAGGAAGAGCCAGCGACTCCAAAATCTAATCGAAAAGCTAAAGGCTCTTCGAATAAAAGAGGCAGGGAAAGCGAGCCAGAGCCGCCTAGCTCTCCACCCCCAGCGCCGAAGAAAAGAGTCGACATGATCTTGTGGGGGTCAGAAAGCCATACACCTAACAGAATCGAGGGACAGACCAAAGGAAGAGTATGCATCGACATTACGGTAGCAGTCCGAACACTGAAGCACCTCAATGAAGCTACTCCCCCTAGTATTACTCGATACAACCCAAATGCAGGGTCTCCCTTTAGGAAAATCCCCAACTTCAAGCGAAAGCAGAAGATGGCCAGAATCCGTGAACTGCTAGAAAGACCAATTGCCCCACAAATTCAGAAGAAAGACATCATGCGAACCCTTAATCGCAACATGTCTGGGGGACAGAGACACTACCGACCAACACCAACCAAAAGATGGAATTTTCCGACGGACAACAAAGGCAAACAACGAATCGACTTTATCTACAGAGGCTCTAAATTTTGCAACTCGGTTAACTCCATCAAAGCATACCAACGAAGAGCCGAAAAGAGCATAGGAGTCAGAGAGCCTCTATCAGGTCCCAACCATGAAATCATCTTCGACAAAAATGAGACTGCAGATCTTGACAAACCACACGATGACGCTCTAGTAATACGACTCGACATCGGCGGCTGCGAACTATCTCGAGTAATGATCAACACCGGTAGCTTGGCTGATGTCCTCTTCTACGACGCGTTCAAAAGAATGGGGTTCAGCAAAGCACTCCTCAAGCAAGAACGAACCCCTCTGATCGGGTTCGCAGGGGAAACCACCTACTCCCTTGGGTCAATCGAGCTCGCTGTAACCGCCGGAGAAGTCAGAAAAAATCGTGGAATTCATCGTGATAGACCATCCAGCCCCATTCAACGCAATCCTTGGAAGGCCCTGGCTATATAA